In Saccharomyces paradoxus chromosome VIII, complete sequence, the genomic window cGATGAACTTTCATTCAACCTTCGAACTGTAGAGTTTTTAGCTAAAGACGTCTTCACTGATATTTGTTTACCCTTTGTTGTTGTGggattttttgattcaaCTAGAGTAGCGGTTGCTGAATGGCTTTCGAGGCTTTTATTAATCCTTTCTCCAGTTTCAGCATCACAGGTCCTCCCTTTGCCATTTAAGGGAGGCGAACACTCGGCCGGATACATCTTGCTTATAAGCCCTTGTAGAAGTTTCCTGCGATCACTTTtagatttttcaatcttCAATAATACTGCTAAGAACAAGTCTTCAACATTTGCATCAAACTTGGATGATGTTTCGAAATAGTCTAGGCTGCTTGGCGAGAGATTCAGTTCTTGGAGGAGtactaaaattttttcagaactTATTACCCTTTCAGAAATCAGATCACACTTCGTACACGCTATAATAATTGGAATATTCAACTCACATGTTAAGCTTACGTGGTGAATAATACAAATATAAGATTCTAAGCTGGCAAAAGAGCTGTAATTAGTGGAATCAAAACATAATATAATCGCATCTGACTGCTTAATTTGAGTAGTGGTTAGTTCAGAATGATATGAAACCTCCATCTGGTTGGtgtcaaaaatttggacaTCAATACTGGTGCGTCTTTTGGCAACTGATTTATTAGTATTAATCAAGTGTTTTTCTAGAAAATCGCCACAACTCTCATAAAGTATATCAGGATTCTTAACTTCGAGACTCGCAGAATTTGGCACCTGCCCCTCCACTCCAAAGGTGTGATAGTACTTTATCAAAGTATcaaattgaattttcttaTGGTAGAGGT contains:
- a CDS encoding uncharacterized protein (similar to YHR022C), which encodes MSERLSYGADSAPIPRCFDLKSSKITVMGDDNSGKTSLVRSWLGNSFQISDANRYRVSDLYHKKIQFDTLIKYYHTFGVEGQVPNSASLEVKNPDILYESCGDFLEKHLINTNKSVAKRRTSIDVQIFDTNQMEVSYHSELTTTQIKQSDAIILCFDSTNYSSFASLESYICIIHHVSLTCELNIPIIIACTKCDLISERVISSEKILVLLQELNLSPSSLDYFETSSKFDANVEDLFLAVLLKIEKSKSDRRKLLQGLISKMYPAECSPPLNGKGRTCDAETGERINKSLESHSATATLVESKNPTTTKGKQISVKTSLAKNSTVRRLNESSSIDEKKKLKCIIACCVM